A region of the Flintibacter sp. KGMB00164 genome:
CCAGCATCCACTTGCTGGTAAAACCCGCCAGTGGCGGCACGCCCATGAGCCCAAGGCTTGCTGTGGCGAAGCATCCAAACACAATGGGCATCAGCACGCCGCAGCCTTCCACATCGGGGACGAAGTCCCGGTGGAGTTTGTAATGTACCGCACCCACGCAGAAAAACAGGGTGATTTTCAGCACGGCGTGGAAGATCATATGGACCATTCCCGCCGCCAGTCCGGCGGTGGTCAGGGTGGTCACTCCCAGCAGCACATAGGACAGGTTACTGATGGTGGACCAGGCCAGACGGCGCTTTAAGTGCTTGGTGCGCAGCGCTTTGGAGGAGCCGTAGACAATGGTAAAGATGGCCGCTCCCATCACCAAGTATTGGGCCCAGGAGCCCCGAAGGAGCGCGGGCCCGTAGCCGTACCAGGTCAGGCGGGTGACGGCGAACACGCCCGCCTTCACCACCGCCACCGCATGGAGCAGGGCGGTCACCGGTGTGGGGGCCACCGAGGCCCGCAGCAGCCACTTGTGCCCCGGGAACACCGCCGCCTTTACGCCAAAGCCGAAAAAGCCCAGTACATAGGCAGCCCGCAAGGTATTCTCCTTGCCGGCAGGACACACCAAACTGCCGCCCAGGAGGAACACAGTGCCCCCGTGCTCCAGCAGCATGACCATGGCCAGAAAACCCAGAGCTGCCCCGCACATGGAGTAGGTGAGATACACCCGCCCGGCGTAGCGGGCCTTGCTGTCCATGGCGTGCATCACCAGGGGCAGCGTGGCCAGGGTGAGCAGCTCGTAGAAGAGATACATGGTAAGGGCATTGGCAGAGAAGGCAATGCCCAGGGTCACACCGAAGCTGGCCAGGTAGAAGGTAAAAAATCGGTTCTCATGGCCCTCCCGGCTCATATACTCCACGGCGTACAGGCAGGCCAGCGGCCACAGCACCGACACCAGAGCTGCAAACAAGCAGGACAGGCCATCTACCCGGAAGGCAATAGACAGGTGGTCCCCCATGGTCAGCAGCGTGAAGAGCGGGCCATCCCGCAGGGTAAACACCGCCCACAAAGCCAGGGCAGCGGTGATACAGGCCGAGGCCAGCACGTAGTTCTGCCGTGCAATGCGTCCGTGGAGCCGCCAAGCCGCCAAACCCAGTCCGGCCAGGATGGGGAACAAAATAGCGCACAGCATGAGCATGGGTTCTCACCTCCTTTTCTCAACATGACAGGTTATCCAAACAGGGGCTCCACCACCGCGGCCAGCCCGTTGTTCAGCAGCTGGGGGAACATACCCAGCAGCACCACCGCTGCCGTCAGCAGACACAGGGTGGTCCACATGAGCCAGGTGTCCTGCTGTTTGATGACGCTCTCGTGGTCAAAATCTTTTCCCGGGAAAAACGCCCGGATGACAATGGGCAGCAGATAGCCCGCCGTCAGCAGGGCGGACACCATCAGCACGCCAATACCCCAGCAGGCCAGAGTGAAGTCCCCTGCCTCCAGAGCACCCTGGGCCAGCAGCCATTTACTTACAAAGCCGCCGGTGGGCGGGATACCCACCAGTGACAGGGCGGACAGGGC
Encoded here:
- a CDS encoding proton-conducting transporter membrane subunit; translated protein: MLMLCAILFPILAGLGLAAWRLHGRIARQNYVLASACITAALALWAVFTLRDGPLFTLLTMGDHLSIAFRVDGLSCLFAALVSVLWPLACLYAVEYMSREGHENRFFTFYLASFGVTLGIAFSANALTMYLFYELLTLATLPLVMHAMDSKARYAGRVYLTYSMCGAALGFLAMVMLLEHGGTVFLLGGSLVCPAGKENTLRAAYVLGFFGFGVKAAVFPGHKWLLRASVAPTPVTALLHAVAVVKAGVFAVTRLTWYGYGPALLRGSWAQYLVMGAAIFTIVYGSSKALRTKHLKRRLAWSTISNLSYVLLGVTTLTTAGLAAGMVHMIFHAVLKITLFFCVGAVHYKLHRDFVPDVEGCGVLMPIVFGCFATASLGLMGVPPLAGFTSKWMLATSAVGLGEWIGYLAAAALILSALLTALYLMQIVLLAFFPRQNRQLTVRVPRQARRDPGIRMTLPLITLSVGSVALGLGANALVGTVQTLLGA